A single Lactuca sativa cultivar Salinas chromosome 8, Lsat_Salinas_v11, whole genome shotgun sequence DNA region contains:
- the LOC111877834 gene encoding uncharacterized protein LOC111877834, whose translation MGKEGIKMEDKWGYDINTSSSSCISSINSYYHEVLSYGRKRAVIMEAIDHDRNCVLANILAAHFCCSSDPSRVPSLLHAANSNLEFATPYEKAVFETINCLISPNRDDDVAFELHFKLLNDFPKDLVSLKRAQVLCFYMGRPDLSLQLIEKVLPANNQQDFVYGMLAFPLLELGRMEDAEKAAKKGFEINKEDPWSQHALCHVFQYECRFKEAVEFMEECSKSWAPLSSFMNTHNWWHVALCYLEGNAPFEKVREIYDNHIWKELDRSDATPVEVYLNAIGLLLRVYVRGEIRFFDDHLKILAGYLSNRGFWYLEWHLDLLILWALAFTGKSTEGQDLLNGLKEKVSTMNSKKGKLMQKGLMLAEATYEYGRGDFNKALELLGLDFDAENCKMIGASGEQLDVFNEAWYVMLLDGGQAEKAIEVIEKQLKKRGGSPFLWRLLERGYKILGKQEEAKTVGEKAKALEMAYF comes from the exons ATGGGGAAAGAAGGAATAAAGATGGAAGACAAATGGGGTTACGACATCAACACCTCTTCCTCCTCTTGCATCTCTTCAATTAACTCTTATTATCACGAG GTGCTTAGCTATGGACGAAAGAGGGCTGTGATAATGGAAGCAATTGATCATGATCGTAACTGTGTATTAGCAAACATTTTGGCTGCCCATTTTTGCTGTTCTTCTGATCCTTCTCGAGTTCCTTCTCTTCTTCATGCTGCTAACTCCAATCTT GAATTTGCAACTCCATATGAAAAAGCAGTTTTTGAAACAATCAATTGTTTGATTTCACCAAATAGGGATGATGATGTTGCTTTTGAATTGCACTTCAAg TTACTGAATGATTTCCCTAAAGATTTGGTGTCTTTAAAGAGAGCTCAAGTTCTATGTTTTTACATGGGTCGACCCGATCTATCTTTGCAACTCATTGAAAAG GTGCTTCCTGCAAATAATCAACAAGATTTTGTATATGGAATGCTTGCATTTCCTCTACTAGAACTTGGTCGAATGGAGGATGCTGAGAAAGCTGCCAAAAAGGGGTTTGAAATTAACAAGGAAGATCCATGGTCACAACATGCT TTGTGCCATGTGTTTCAATATGAGTGTCGATTTAAGGAAGCAGTGGAATTCATGGAAGAATGCTCAAAATCTTGGGCTCCTTTATCATCATTCAT GAACACTCACAATTGGTGGCATGTTGCTCTTTGTTACTTGGAAGGAAATGCTCCCTTTGAAAAAGTCCGAGAAATCTATGACAATCATATATGGAAAGAGTTGGATAGAAGTGATGCTACTCCCGTTGAG GTATACTTGAATGCAATTGGATTGTTATTGAGAGTTTATGTAAGAGGCGAAATCCGTTTCTTTGATGATCATTTGAAGATCTTAGCAGGTTATCTATCAAATCGA GGCTTTTGGTATCTTGAGTGGCaccttgatttattaatattatggGCCTTAGCTTTTACTGGGAAGTCAACCGAGGGTCAAGATTTACTCAATGGCTTAAAAGAGAA ggTTTCCACAATGAATTCAAAGAAGGGAAAGTTAATGCAGAAAGGACTAATG CTTGCAGAAGCTACATACGAGTATGGGAGAGGCGACTTCAATAAAGCCTTAGAGTTGCTTGGTCTGGACTTTGATGCTGAAAACTGTAAG ATGATTGGCGCGTCTGGGGAACAACTTGATGTGTTTAATGAAGCTTGGTATGTTATGTTACTTGATGGTGGACAAGCTGAAAAGG CGATTGAAGTGATTGAGAAGCAATTAAAGAAGAGGGGCGGGTCCCCGTTTTTATGGCGCTTGCTG GAGAGGGGTTATAAGATATTGGGTAAGCAAGAAGAAGCTAAAACCGTAGGGGAGAAGGCAAAGGCTTTAGAGATGGCTTACTTTTAA